AACAAACTTTTCTAGTAGGATTAATTTCAATGTTAAACCCAAAGTAGTCAGATGCAAAGTGGGTATTGAAAGTACATGGGGGAcatcattagccttttcgagatatggcgtacacaataggagggcagtcttgaatatgggtaaaacctggcaaattcaaaagactttacccattttgtgcagcgccatcctattgtgtccgtcatatctcgaaaaggctaataggATGGATCAACCAAATTTGCTAAATCTGCAGAATGCTTCATTAAAATATGGACAATATTCAAGTTTGATTCATTAATTCAGTTTTGTCAGGCCACAATGCAAATTTATAGCCAAGTTACATTATAGATCTACTATATGGATACTTGGTGCAGATAAGGCAGATCCATTCATCCATCCAATCATGACTATACAACACCCCACTTTCCACTTAAATGACAACTGTTACCTTTGAGGATTGTCTCAGCTTTGAGTTTCTTCTGATGTTTCTTGCCAGCAAAATGCGTCTGTGCAATGGCATCTGAGTTCAGGATGACCCCGCACAGGTCGCATGTGGTATACTCTACTTCggctttctcttttttctttctggGCGGTTTGTTTGGCTTTTTCTCCCCCTCCTGGCCTTCCTGTGCTGCCCCTTGGTCCATTGGCTGTGTCTGGTTTGCGCCCATATGAGCTACACCCAACTGGTCCAAGATGGACTTGGCTGTAGCAAGCTGACTCGCTGTTGGCTCGGTATTCATTGATGTGATGCTGGGGTCGCTCTTTATTGGGGCTAAACCGACTACATACTGAACCATAGGCTTATTTGAACCCTTGTTTGTCCTGTAAAATCACAGGTACATTTGAAGTTAACATGTAAATCATATACCATGTTTAAAGTCAAAAGTTGTAGATGAAAATAATACCAACATAATTAAAGTTCAAACCAATAGGAATGtttgttaaatattaaaatgggcacaaaatgCTAAATACTAAATCCTGATAAAAGTAAGTATTAAGTAGCGTCTACGTATGTTTATTCTATTTAGAAAAGCAGTTCGACAATCATTTAAAAAGCCATTTCCATTATTTACAATCGattgattttcaaaattgaaaaatgatcATTGTTACACAGATGTTTCAAAATTAAGTTGACACAATTGGTTTTACAAATGTCTCATAGTAGCCCACACTACTGAACAAAGAAGATTTTACAACATCCTCCAAAATTTCACTATATTTGTCAACTTACTGATTTTACATACCCCGGTACATGGGTCAAAATATGCTAAACCAACTATTTTCTAGCTAATCATATttgcaaacataaaaaaaattcaataaaaaaaaaaaaatagaaatgctttttgctagtttagggcagaggttgattcaatgtaatcccagcatgcagtatggTTTTATGTGCAGtgtaataaaggagccatttcaacaccatttcacattcgaatttatgtacaaaataagaaccagtagttttgatggaatattcatcgagacttttatgttttgaattgataattgggtacggctaatgtttgtggatacattgtcaccaagaaagttaaaaagttgtgtgtttttaaaaacaattttagatattttaaatgcttgggaaaagaagatgaaaccaccaaagttttcttgcacatgcatgcatgcagacacatagcttatcttgttgtataacagccttgaccatgcacagcaggggcccagtgtgatattttctgaaaataacatGCATTTCTCAAACATGCcatcagtggctgcaatgtattctggggttacatttaaacaacctctgAGTTTAGGGACACGTTTTAAGTGATAGAGACATAacatactataggcctacagttaAGTCAACTCCTTTTACACAGGAAATGATGCAAActataagcccccccccccctccactacACCCTGTGAACTGGACACAGTGCCTAAAATTATGTTCCCTCCACCTTCAATTTATTAAGTAGTAGgcccacggtctccagttcaACTCGGTGGCACTATTTAGCTTTGATTTACATAGCGGTTACTCTTACCTTGTGTTATCAGCTTCTGATGTGTTTTGAGGGATCTGTATAGACTGCGGTGGAATAACGCTGGCATCTGATGCCCGTGTTGAGCCCTCCATATTTCCAAATTATTCTGTACATAGTGAAAAAATATAATGGtgcaaaatattacaaattacaATACATCAACTTCAAGTCAGTCCTGCTCAACTTCTGAGTCCAGAAACATCCTCAATAAAGTTGTCTATAAATCTTATCTTGATAGCAGGCTCAGAAATCCAACGCAAATCCGCCAACCGTACAATGATTCTCGTAAAACATGAACCAGGCAAATCCATATGATCGCATACCTTTGTGTATTGCATACGACTGTAGACTACATTGCAAACCATGTACcatatttcaaaacaattttttaacattacaaaacaagAACTGGGCCTtcataaaaatcaacattttcccATCACATGAAAACATCATCTGATACAGTGAAAATGGGGTGTGGATTGGGGAGACAAAATGTTAAAATACTGAAATTTAAATGTTCAAAATGAATTTTGTTCAAATTGTTGACAAAAAAATTCAACACTCAACTCAACACTTTGTCTGCATGTCTGAAGTCTCACAATTTAGCATTAAATGTCCATGCACCAGTACTGTTTGAGGCAAAAACTTCCTAGCAATATACAGAATAGCCGTTTTCACTAGACTTGCTCGCCAGTCCTACGATACACCGTACCTAAGGACTGGCTcacgccattttgtctgtctatggaaaatacacacttcttaacggtttgcgcaggtcagatattcgaaaaatttcttcaaaatttcatcaataaaattggtacccaccttattgtgcttcCTAAttcaagactcggttgaaacaaaataaggatcgaatgcattttagtgtccaaaaaaggcaaaattatcgtcagaGTTCTGCCGAATTTTCCACCCTTGCGAAGAGTGCAGAAttggaatcgggaataaaaatacctgatctttgcgatcaaaaacacaaaattacaactttggacgtaatattggcaaaagacattattgccaaacaatatagaatagaacatttgatgtcaacttatcaaaatattgaagaaatgtgctccctaaACTTGTGTCGTGGTGAGTAGGCAAAATAATCCCCATTCAAACGCATGGGAAACTGAAAAAGTGAATCCAGACTCGTTTTCACTGCACTTGTTTTCAAGAAGTAGTTTAAATAACCTTGTATTTTACCCCATAACtcccaatacattaaaccttaaAGTGTAAAAGTAAACCTTGGTACAAAAGTAATAATGTCATCCTAGCTCGGGTGGAAAGGAAATGCATGACAAGTCAATTGACATGTACGTGAAGAACGCAAATTTAGTTCCCCTTTAGATTTCGATGTATACATGCAATCAATCACAAATATTACTCTACCTTAAACGAACGAGATGCAGGAGCTCAAATGCACTTGCAAGGTGATATGGACCCAAGAAAATCGGAGATTTAATGGGTTTGTCTGCAGTTTTTTCCCAGAGTTTCACTTGCCGGTTGTTCCACCACGAGCGACCATGTTTCTTGGTGTCATAGCAAATCatgttcaataaaaaaaaaccacccaatgGTTCGGTGTCATCGTGGCGCATGCACGGTATACGGCCCAAAGATAAAGGGATTCGTGTTCAGAACTTGTTGGGAGGGCTGGAAAATAATGtaggggatcataaaatttttggagttctgaatgaaggggggggggggaggggtaaaaagttttgggtgtgtgAACAGGGGGGGTTTAAAAAAGTTTTTTGCATATGATATGGGGGGGGTAAAAACTTTTAgcaacattaagggctggggtatgaacgtttggacagtatttattttgggacattagagcacatcagacatatcgaattgcattctgaatacgaaaaatgtcattctgatatcaaataattttgatttttgaaattcgcaatttaatacacattttatggcaaatcattaaaaattgatattttgatatttaacagtacttgaagtaaactttataaatctgatgatttatacttaaagtgtatgtaggtgggatgaaaagccgacgatcaattgaaaattttgacctttcgtattgaagatatggattttttccccaaaacaccaaaaacaaataggtctttttgggaaaaaaatccatatcttcaatatgaaaggtcaaaattttcaattgaccgtcggcttttcctccctgctacatacactttaagaatatatcattagatttatataatttacttcgaggactgttatatatcaaaaatttgacaaatatcaattttttataatttgtcataaaatttgtattatattgt
The Amphiura filiformis chromosome 3, Afil_fr2py, whole genome shotgun sequence DNA segment above includes these coding regions:
- the LOC140148850 gene encoding uncharacterized protein isoform X1, with amino-acid sequence MEGSTRASDASVIPPQSIQIPQNTSEADNTRTNKGSNKPMVQYVVGLAPIKSDPSITSMNTEPTASQLATAKSILDQLGVAHMGANQTQPMDQGAAQEGQEGEKKPNKPPRKKKEKAEVEYTTCDLCGVILNSDAIAQTHFAGKKHQKKLKAETILKDLMAKADIINSPNKRTVVVPPISQQGSLPTQTTAEAMDAQWSGEASGSRTVVVPSAEGEVANGASANILKCEVCDIDFNSPSHADMHYQGKKHAKKVKLMLEGPTPQPAPKPKKTKEAVEASELFCTLCNVSTTGQIK